A window of Sagittula sp. P11 genomic DNA:
CACAACCCTGCAGAGACGACGATCCTCCCGCAAAATGCCCCGGCCCGACCGCCTTCCGAAGCGGTCGACGCGTCGCACCGCGAAGGGTGATTCTCTCACCCCGATAGCGAATCGCAGGCCCTTTCCGCGCCGATTCCGGGCCGATTCGGCTGCGTGCCAGCGGACCGCTGTGTGCAGATCCGACCCATCCTGGGGTCATCTTTGCACGAAAACGGTCGTCCGATGCACGACGGTTGCTCTGCACCGGGACGTGAACCGGGGGACCGGGCGATGACGGGATCAGCCCGCTTGACGGGCACCCGGTCAAAAAGCGTCTCTTCGTGTCGCTTCCCGTCTGGACCGTGTGGAACCCCCGCCCCTAGGGTGCCCGAAGACACTTACTGCAGGAGCCCCCCGTGCCGCACCAGTTCGCCAAATCCCTGCCATTCTCGCAGTCGGAATACGACCGCCGGCTGGCCAAGACCCGCGCCGCCATGGCGCGGCACGATCTGGACGTGATGCTGCTCACCGATCCGTCGAACATGGCCTGGATCACCGGCTACGACGGCTGGTCCTTCTACGTGCACCAGGGGGTTCTGGTCTTTGCCGACCCGACCACGGACCCGATGTGGTGGGGCCGCCGGCAAGATGGCGCGGGCGCCCTGCGCACCGTCTGGATGGATGACGAACGCGTCACCAGTTACGACGAGACCTACATCCAGTCGACCGAAAAGCACCCGATGCAGGAGCTGGCCGCCCGCCTGCACGACCTCGGCTATGCCACCGCGCGCATCGGCGTGGAACTGGAGAACTACTATTTCTCCGCCAAGGCCTGGCTGACCCTGCGCGCCGCCATGCCCGACGCGCATTTCGAGGACGCGACGGCGCTGGTGAACTGGCAGCGCGCGGTCAAGTCGGACGAGGAACTGACCTACATGCGCGCCGCTGCCCGGATCTCCGAGAAGATCATCGACGGGCTGCTGGAGCGGGTCGAGCCCGGCGTGCCGAAGAACGAGATCGTGGCGGAGATCTACCGCGACGCGGTCACCGGGACGGAAGGCCAGTGGGGCGACTATCCCGCCATCGTGCCTCTCCTGCCCTCGGGCGCCGATGCGGCCGCCTCTCACCTGACGTGGAACGGCAAACCCTTCGCCACCGGCGAGGCGACCTTTTTCGAGATCTCGGGCTGCGTTCGCCGCTACCACGCGCCGTTCTGCCGGACGATCTTCCTGGGCGAGCCGCCCGACTACATCCTGCACGCCGAGGCCGCGCTGGTCGAAGGCATCGAGGCCGGGCTGGAGGCCGCCCGCGCCGGCAACCGCGCCTGCGACATCGCCAACGCGCTGAACGCCTCGCTGATCAAGGCCGGCATCACGCGGGGCGCACGGTCGGGCTATCCCATCGGCCTGAGCTATCCGCCGGACTGGGGCGAGCGTACCATCTCGATCCGGCCCGAGGACGAGACCGTGCTGGAAGCGGGCATGACCTTCCACTTCATGCCGGGCCTCTGGATGGAGAACTGGGGGCTGGAGATCACGGAATCGATCGTCATCCGCGAGGGTCAGGCAGCCGAGTGCCTGTGCGACCGGCCCCGGAAGCTGTTCGTGAAGTGATTTCGCCGCCTTCGGCGTCGATCCGCCGCTGGAGGCCTGGGCCTCCCGCGGCGGGCACTCTTGCCATGAGGTCGGACCCGCGGTTGGCGCTGATCAGGTATTTGAACCAAGATGAAGGGTCTGCCGCGCTGGTCTCGGGCGGCTCGCCTTGGGCGTTGGGCCTTGATCGCGCGGGTTTGGGTGTCAGGCGAGTGATGCTGGCACGATGAGCCGTGTGCCGATCTGGATCCGGCTGGCGATCCGCAGGAGGTGATCGGGCCGGAAAGCCACGCAGCCCTCTGTCGGGAAGCCCGGGCGGCGCCAGCGGTGCAGGAAGATGGCGGAGCCGCGCCCCCTCTCGGCCCGGGGCCAGTTCCAGTCCGTCAGGATCACGAGGTCGTAGAGGCGGTCGGCGCGGCGCAGGCGTTCGTGGCTCCATGGATAGGGGGCACGGACCATGAGGTTGTAATCCTCGTGGCGGGAATCGTCTGACCAGAGGTCGCCGGGCCGGATGGGCACCGCCCAGGGGACGGGCCGGGCGATGCGGTCGGGTCTGTACAGAAGCCCCACGATATCATGAACGCCCGCGGGCGTGGCGCCGTCGCCTTCACGCTTGTCCGTGCGCACACCCCCGCGCCCGATGGTGCACGGCCAGACATGACCGGCGAACCGGAGCCCTTGCCGGGTCAGCACCATGTCGCTGGAGGACACTGCGCGCATCAGGCAGCTTCGGCCCGGGAGATCCGTTGCATCGCGTCTGCCGCAATGGCGAAGGACTTCACACGCGCCGCGTGATCGTGGATCTGGCCGGTGAAGATGACCTCGTCCGGGCGGTGCTCTGCGATCAGGGTACGCAGTTGCGCCTCCACCTGCGCAGGATCTCCGACGGCACTGATGCGCAGTGCCTCGTCCAGCGCCGGCATCGCGCCTTGCGGCACCACCTGCGACAGGTCGTCAACCGGGGCTGGCAGCTTGCCGGGTTTGCCAGTCCGCAGCCGATAGAAGGCCTGCTGCATGGTGGTTCTCAACCGTCGCGCTTCGCCTTCGGTGTCGGCCGCGAAGACGTTGACCGCGAGCATCGCGTAGGGTTTTTCAAGTGTCTCCGACGGGCGGAAGTAGCGGCGGTAGACCTCGAACGCCTTTTCCAGTGCTGCAGGGGCGAAATGCGAGGCGAAGGCATAGGGAAGGCCCAGTGCCGCGGCCACCTGTGCACCGTACAGCGACGAGCCGAGGACCCAGAGCGGCACCTCCGTGCCTTCGCCGGGGTGAGCGCGCACCGAGCGATCCTCGACGGGCGGACCGAAGAGTGCGCGCATCTCCGCGACCTCGTTGGGGAAGTTCTCTGCCCGCTCGGGATGGACGCCCAGGGCCTGCATCACCGCGTGATCGCCGCCCGGGGCACGGCCGAGCCCCAGGTCGATCCGTCCGGGATAGAGCGTGGCCAGCGTGCCGAAGGCTTCGGCCACGGCGAGCGGCGCGTGGTTCGGCAGCATGATCCCGCCCGCACCGACGCGCATCCGCTCTGTCAGCCCGGCGACATGGCCGATCAGGACAGCCGTCGCCGCAGACGCGATGCCGGGCATGTTGTGGTGTTCGGCCAGCCAGTAGCGGTGATACCCCAACGCCTCGGCCTGGCGGGCGAGGTCGCCGGTGTTGCGCAGGGCATCGGCGGTGGAGCTGCCTTCAGGCACCGGGGCGAGGTCGAGCAGGGAATAACGCATGGGGATCTCCTTCGCGACAAACCTATGCCTGCGGACGCCGGGCGCAAGACCCGCGCCGAAGTGCCGTCGCTAGAACAGGTGGCCCGACTTCTCGGCCTTTACTGCAAGATAACGGGCGTTGAAGGGCGTTTCACCGACTTTCAGGGGCACACGTTCGGCCACCGCAATTCCGCAATCCGCCATCATGGCGAGCTTTGCCGGGTTGTTCGTCATCAGCCGCACCGCCTCGAACCCGAGAGAGCCGAGGATCTGCGCCCCGAGGCGGAAATCGCGTTCGTCGTCCTCGAACCCGAGCCGGTGGTTGGCCTCCACCGTGTCGAAGCCCTGGTCCTGCAGCGCATAGGCCCGCATCTTGTTGGCCAGACCGATGCCCCTGCCCTCCTGCTGGAGGTACAGCAGCACACCGGCCCCTTCCGCGCCCATCTGCATCAGCGCGGCGTTCAGCTGCGGGCCGCAATCG
This region includes:
- a CDS encoding M24 family metallopeptidase, yielding MPHQFAKSLPFSQSEYDRRLAKTRAAMARHDLDVMLLTDPSNMAWITGYDGWSFYVHQGVLVFADPTTDPMWWGRRQDGAGALRTVWMDDERVTSYDETYIQSTEKHPMQELAARLHDLGYATARIGVELENYYFSAKAWLTLRAAMPDAHFEDATALVNWQRAVKSDEELTYMRAAARISEKIIDGLLERVEPGVPKNEIVAEIYRDAVTGTEGQWGDYPAIVPLLPSGADAAASHLTWNGKPFATGEATFFEISGCVRRYHAPFCRTIFLGEPPDYILHAEAALVEGIEAGLEAARAGNRACDIANALNASLIKAGITRGARSGYPIGLSYPPDWGERTISIRPEDETVLEAGMTFHFMPGLWMENWGLEITESIVIREGQAAECLCDRPRKLFVK
- a CDS encoding L,D-transpeptidase encodes the protein MRAVSSSDMVLTRQGLRFAGHVWPCTIGRGGVRTDKREGDGATPAGVHDIVGLLYRPDRIARPVPWAVPIRPGDLWSDDSRHEDYNLMVRAPYPWSHERLRRADRLYDLVILTDWNWPRAERGRGSAIFLHRWRRPGFPTEGCVAFRPDHLLRIASRIQIGTRLIVPASLA
- a CDS encoding LLM class flavin-dependent oxidoreductase, producing MRYSLLDLAPVPEGSSTADALRNTGDLARQAEALGYHRYWLAEHHNMPGIASAATAVLIGHVAGLTERMRVGAGGIMLPNHAPLAVAEAFGTLATLYPGRIDLGLGRAPGGDHAVMQALGVHPERAENFPNEVAEMRALFGPPVEDRSVRAHPGEGTEVPLWVLGSSLYGAQVAAALGLPYAFASHFAPAALEKAFEVYRRYFRPSETLEKPYAMLAVNVFAADTEGEARRLRTTMQQAFYRLRTGKPGKLPAPVDDLSQVVPQGAMPALDEALRISAVGDPAQVEAQLRTLIAEHRPDEVIFTGQIHDHAARVKSFAIAADAMQRISRAEAA